In Microbulbifer salipaludis, a genomic segment contains:
- a CDS encoding DUF599 domain-containing protein: protein MDFASLAGFGLTWAGYTVFARRKAKTAWCLASSMQWYRVEWMLRMLERDMRMPDAAILSNLERVIGFFASTSILILAGLVTAMSANTAAVEVLSSLPFAQTTTVEQFEIKVMVLIVIYIFAFFNFTWSLRQYSFANVLLGAAPAVDEEEVTREERRRYAISAAKVIDQAGHSYNYGLRSFYFSMAVMGWFVHPVLFVGGYLAVIWVLYMREFRSRTLQVILAAEGRSLDQVRDK, encoded by the coding sequence ATGGATTTTGCGAGCCTTGCCGGCTTTGGCCTGACGTGGGCCGGGTATACGGTGTTCGCGCGCAGGAAAGCGAAAACCGCCTGGTGCCTGGCGTCCTCTATGCAGTGGTACCGGGTTGAATGGATGCTGCGGATGCTGGAGCGGGATATGCGCATGCCGGATGCGGCCATTCTCAGCAACCTGGAACGGGTGATCGGCTTTTTCGCTTCCACCAGCATCCTGATTCTGGCGGGTTTGGTAACGGCGATGTCTGCAAATACGGCGGCAGTGGAGGTACTGAGCAGCCTGCCATTTGCACAGACGACCACTGTCGAGCAATTCGAGATCAAGGTCATGGTACTGATCGTGATCTATATCTTCGCCTTCTTTAACTTTACCTGGTCGTTGCGCCAGTACTCGTTCGCCAATGTATTGCTCGGCGCCGCGCCGGCTGTGGATGAGGAAGAGGTCACCCGCGAGGAGCGTCGACGCTATGCCATCAGCGCCGCCAAGGTGATCGACCAGGCGGGGCACAGCTACAACTATGGCCTGCGTTCTTTCTACTTCTCGATGGCGGTCATGGGCTGGTTTGTGCACCCGGTACTGTTTGTAGGCGGGTACCTGGCGGTGATCTGGGTGTTGTATATGCGGGAGTTCCGCTCGCGCACCCTGCAGGTGATTCTGGCCGCCGAGGGCCGTTCCCTCGATCAGGTCAGGGACAAGTAA
- a CDS encoding methyltransferase: protein MADRNFDDLAQRFRKRIYGGLKGDIRLAVLNRDLAPVLATADARTLKVVDAGGGQGQFALDLAGAGHRVWITDISEAMLALAREQVTALGVADRVQALQLPLQALSADARIPQADLLLCHAVLEWLDQPQQALVHLAETLAPGGYLSLTFYNRRALEFRLLQRGSLRQLDRNRSSGDWGGHPGSLTPRNPLLPEEVMGWIPQAGLSVIAHSGIRCFHDFMTPEMRDKLPAAAIVEKELDYSRIDPYRQLARYVHLLCRRA from the coding sequence GTGGCTGACCGCAATTTTGACGATCTGGCGCAACGCTTCCGCAAGCGGATTTACGGCGGTTTGAAGGGCGATATCCGTCTGGCGGTGCTGAACCGGGACCTTGCGCCGGTGCTGGCTACCGCAGACGCCCGCACGCTCAAGGTGGTGGATGCCGGCGGCGGGCAGGGGCAGTTTGCGCTGGATCTTGCCGGGGCCGGGCACCGTGTCTGGATTACGGATATTTCCGAGGCCATGTTGGCGCTGGCCCGGGAGCAGGTTACCGCACTGGGGGTTGCAGACCGCGTGCAGGCACTGCAGCTGCCATTGCAGGCATTGTCCGCGGATGCTCGTATTCCCCAGGCTGACCTGCTGCTCTGCCATGCGGTGCTCGAATGGCTGGATCAGCCACAGCAGGCGCTGGTGCACCTCGCCGAAACCCTTGCCCCGGGTGGCTATCTTTCCCTGACCTTTTACAACCGGCGTGCGCTGGAGTTCCGCCTGCTGCAGCGTGGCAGTTTGCGGCAGCTTGATCGCAACCGCAGCAGTGGTGACTGGGGCGGGCACCCGGGCAGTCTGACACCGCGCAACCCGCTGCTACCGGAAGAGGTGATGGGGTGGATACCCCAGGCGGGGCTCTCGGTGATTGCCCACAGCGGTATTCGCTGCTTTCATGATTTCATGACGCCGGAGATGCGTGACAAGCTACCGGCGGCGGCGATTGTAGAGAAAGAGCTCGACTACTCGCGCATCGACCCCTATCGACAATTGGCCCGCTACGTACATCTGTTGTGCCGACGGGCCTGA
- a CDS encoding molecular chaperone DnaJ: MILLIAVGIFAWLAVQQFKYTPPERRRKLILQYLLIALALAAVLLAVTGRLHWVGAAVAVVLPLINRLWRTFGRHLPWIAPLIAKHAQAKAEKERAKKANTEEQASGHKAQRPSEPPLTVAEARKILCVSADASKEEIIGAHRKLIQKFHPDRGGNDYLASRINAAKALLLKQFDQ, translated from the coding sequence ATGATTTTGCTGATTGCCGTGGGCATTTTTGCCTGGCTGGCAGTCCAACAGTTCAAATACACCCCGCCAGAGCGCCGGCGCAAACTGATATTGCAATACCTGCTGATCGCACTGGCACTGGCCGCGGTTCTGCTGGCGGTGACCGGGCGACTGCACTGGGTGGGGGCCGCGGTGGCCGTGGTGCTGCCCCTGATCAACCGCCTGTGGCGAACCTTTGGCCGGCACCTGCCGTGGATTGCGCCACTGATCGCCAAACACGCCCAGGCAAAGGCGGAAAAAGAGAGAGCCAAAAAGGCCAATACTGAGGAGCAGGCGTCTGGGCACAAAGCGCAGCGCCCCAGCGAGCCGCCGCTGACGGTGGCCGAAGCGCGCAAGATATTGTGTGTTTCCGCCGATGCCAGCAAAGAAGAAATCATTGGCGCTCACCGCAAACTCATCCAGAAATTCCACCCGGACCGCGGAGGCAACGACTACCTCGCCTCCCGCATCAATGCGGCCAAGGCCCTGCTGCTCAAGCAGTTCGATCAGTAA
- a CDS encoding porin: protein MNKKLRKSLLLAVTAAATSSAYAVPIYQSNQVTLYMEGYFTAHMVNTFGDTQMQDGASRIRFGLNVPAYDLWDTGFNVEWGIAAISSAQDLLIQGDQQVSPSERNQSFYLRQGHAFAKHPTWGDFSAGKQWGVYYEVTYITDWYNVSGGLASGTYGLNTDGGPTGTGRADSALAWRKKWEFDAGEFKIGLQYASHVADLAISVDDIAGPDTRLVCPRGDCEYGISHGISAVYRADIGDGFFIGAAYNRVKLDIASQDGLIFDTSGREPVLIQDDFAFNASSNTWSTAVGTYYGKEAFAKGFYGAFVYQRSQNNQLAPIGSVQGITNFFDARGSESFLSYTWGADNCYSFYGGHNYLESDDPEFDAALVDGDKYRLEQYYLGFQYRWNERVRIYFENAFDSSNVVAAPDYDNFNAIGIRIDI from the coding sequence ATGAATAAGAAACTCCGCAAATCACTGTTACTGGCTGTCACTGCGGCCGCAACGTCCAGTGCCTATGCGGTACCGATATATCAGTCCAATCAGGTCACCCTCTACATGGAGGGCTATTTTACCGCGCACATGGTCAACACCTTTGGCGACACGCAGATGCAAGACGGCGCCTCGCGCATACGATTTGGCCTGAACGTTCCCGCCTACGATCTGTGGGATACCGGTTTCAATGTCGAATGGGGCATCGCCGCCATTTCTTCGGCGCAAGACCTTCTGATACAAGGTGACCAGCAAGTCTCCCCCTCCGAGCGCAATCAGTCTTTCTACCTGCGCCAGGGACACGCGTTTGCCAAGCATCCCACGTGGGGCGACTTTTCCGCCGGTAAACAGTGGGGGGTGTATTACGAAGTAACCTATATCACCGATTGGTACAACGTCTCCGGCGGTCTCGCCAGTGGCACCTACGGCCTCAACACCGATGGCGGCCCAACGGGTACGGGCCGTGCCGACAGCGCCCTGGCCTGGCGCAAGAAGTGGGAATTTGACGCGGGGGAATTCAAAATTGGCCTGCAATACGCCTCCCATGTGGCCGACCTCGCGATCAGCGTCGATGATATTGCCGGCCCCGACACCCGCCTGGTATGCCCCCGGGGCGATTGCGAATACGGCATCAGTCACGGTATCTCTGCGGTGTACCGGGCCGATATTGGCGACGGATTTTTTATCGGCGCTGCGTACAACCGCGTGAAACTGGATATCGCCAGCCAGGACGGTCTGATTTTCGACACGTCCGGTAGGGAACCTGTGCTGATTCAGGACGACTTCGCATTCAATGCCAGCAGCAACACCTGGAGCACCGCCGTCGGCACCTATTACGGCAAGGAGGCGTTTGCCAAGGGCTTCTACGGTGCCTTTGTGTACCAACGCTCCCAGAACAACCAGTTGGCGCCGATCGGCTCAGTACAGGGAATCACCAATTTTTTTGATGCGCGTGGCTCGGAGTCTTTCCTCAGTTACACCTGGGGTGCCGACAACTGCTACTCCTTTTACGGCGGACACAACTACCTGGAATCCGACGACCCCGAATTCGATGCGGCACTCGTCGATGGCGATAAATACCGGCTGGAGCAGTACTATCTAGGCTTCCAGTACCGCTGGAACGAGCGGGTGCGCATTTACTTCGAAAATGCGTTTGATAGCAGCAATGTGGTGGCTGCGCCGGATTACGACAACTTTAACGCCATCGGCATTCGCATCGACATCTGA
- a CDS encoding class I SAM-dependent methyltransferase produces MSESHSLSRMMFGLTVRKNAHPDMRRLRREAGDASLHGNKFWKSSCLTMDYLKKHPLKKGARVLDLGCGWGLGGIFCAKTFDARVTSLDADPSVFPFAEYHAALNSVEIKTWRCRYEKVTQAALTEFDAVIGTDICFWDQLEAPLFNLTRRALRAGVGRVMLVDPGRSPFRRLAERAEEKLDARYFEWQTQRPMKATGCIMLAGE; encoded by the coding sequence TTGTCTGAAAGTCATTCTCTCAGCCGCATGATGTTTGGTTTGACCGTGCGCAAGAACGCGCACCCGGATATGCGCAGGTTGCGCCGGGAAGCGGGAGACGCAAGCCTGCACGGAAACAAGTTCTGGAAAAGCTCCTGCCTGACGATGGATTACCTGAAAAAGCATCCGCTGAAAAAAGGTGCACGGGTGCTGGACCTTGGTTGTGGTTGGGGGCTGGGCGGAATTTTTTGTGCCAAGACGTTCGATGCGCGGGTGACCTCCCTGGATGCGGACCCCAGTGTATTTCCGTTTGCGGAATATCACGCGGCGCTGAACAGCGTAGAGATCAAAACCTGGCGCTGCCGCTATGAGAAGGTCACGCAGGCAGCGCTTACAGAGTTTGATGCGGTGATCGGCACAGATATCTGCTTCTGGGATCAGCTGGAAGCACCACTGTTCAATTTAACCCGCCGTGCCCTGCGCGCTGGTGTGGGGCGGGTAATGCTGGTTGACCCAGGGCGCTCGCCATTTCGGCGCCTGGCGGAGCGGGCAGAGGAAAAACTCGACGCCCGGTATTTCGAATGGCAGACTCAGCGCCCGATGAAAGCCACCGGCTGTATTATGCTTGCGGGCGAATAG
- the msrA gene encoding peptide-methionine (S)-S-oxide reductase MsrA, with amino-acid sequence MDYDKTQMPSRDQALPGRSEAMPISGKHFVSGHAMRPPFPEGLQQAVFGMGCFWGAERLFWEIDGVYVTAVGYAGGHTPNPNYQEVCSGGTGHAEVVLVVFDPEKVSYEELLRRFWEEHDPTQGMRQGNDLGTQYRSCIYTYGDEQLAQAKASERDFQRALADKGFGAITTEIEPAPTFYYAEEDHQQYLAKNPGGYCGLAGTGACLLR; translated from the coding sequence ATGGATTACGATAAAACCCAGATGCCTTCGCGCGACCAGGCGCTTCCTGGCCGCTCTGAAGCCATGCCGATCAGCGGGAAACATTTTGTATCGGGTCATGCCATGCGGCCGCCATTCCCGGAAGGCCTGCAACAGGCTGTTTTCGGAATGGGCTGTTTCTGGGGCGCGGAGCGATTGTTCTGGGAAATCGACGGTGTTTATGTCACCGCGGTCGGCTACGCCGGGGGGCATACACCCAACCCCAATTATCAGGAAGTGTGCAGCGGCGGTACCGGGCACGCGGAAGTGGTGCTGGTGGTATTTGACCCGGAGAAGGTCAGTTACGAGGAGTTGCTTCGCCGTTTCTGGGAAGAGCATGACCCCACTCAGGGCATGCGCCAGGGCAACGACCTGGGCACCCAGTATCGTTCTTGTATCTACACCTACGGGGATGAGCAGTTGGCGCAGGCCAAGGCCTCCGAGCGCGATTTCCAGCGGGCGCTGGCGGACAAGGGCTTTGGTGCCATTACCACCGAAATCGAGCCTGCGCCCACGTTCTACTACGCCGAAGAAGATCACCAGCAATACCTGGCGAAGAATCCCGGTGGCTATTGCGGTCTTGCCGGAACCGGCGCCTGCCTGTTGCGCTAG
- a CDS encoding sulfurtransferase — protein MTYQGVIEVTELAELVDQRDRNAGQLVILDCRYNLADKQAGEQAYLSEHIPGAHYASLHQDLSGACERYGGRHPLPSAHPFSEFARSVGVSEETQVVVYDDQRFAFAARAWWLFRHFGHAQVAVLNGGLQAWKKAGLPTTADRTSAPAAGSFTASANAAELVHYDDLYPHLQTPPWQLVDAREPKRFLGNEEPIDPVAGHIPGAVNKPWQDITDDQGMIKPIATLREHWQTIPADDDIVCYCGSGVTACVNLLSLHLIGRKAQLYPGSWSDWCAHILHPRTEPA, from the coding sequence ATGACATATCAGGGTGTGATTGAAGTTACCGAGCTGGCCGAACTTGTGGATCAACGGGATCGCAACGCTGGTCAACTGGTGATTCTGGATTGCCGCTACAATCTGGCCGACAAGCAGGCCGGCGAGCAGGCGTATCTCAGCGAGCATATCCCGGGCGCCCACTACGCCAGCCTGCATCAGGATCTCTCGGGTGCCTGCGAACGCTACGGTGGCCGCCACCCCCTACCCTCAGCCCATCCGTTTTCCGAATTCGCCCGCTCAGTGGGCGTATCTGAAGAGACACAAGTGGTGGTCTACGATGACCAGCGCTTTGCCTTTGCCGCGCGCGCCTGGTGGCTGTTTCGCCATTTCGGGCACGCGCAGGTTGCTGTTCTGAACGGCGGCCTGCAGGCCTGGAAAAAGGCCGGCCTGCCGACTACGGCGGATCGTACCAGCGCCCCCGCTGCGGGCAGCTTCACGGCCTCGGCCAATGCCGCCGAGCTAGTGCACTACGATGACCTCTACCCGCATCTGCAAACCCCGCCCTGGCAGCTGGTGGATGCACGCGAACCCAAACGCTTTCTCGGTAACGAGGAGCCCATCGACCCCGTCGCGGGGCACATCCCCGGCGCGGTCAACAAACCCTGGCAGGACATTACCGACGACCAGGGCATGATCAAGCCCATCGCCACGCTGCGCGAGCATTGGCAGACCATTCCTGCCGATGACGATATTGTGTGTTATTGCGGATCGGGCGTTACCGCGTGCGTGAATCTATTGTCCCTGCACCTGATCGGGCGCAAGGCACAGCTCTACCCCGGCAGCTGGAGCGACTGGTGCGCGCACATTCTGCATCCGCGCACCGAGCCGGCGTAA
- a CDS encoding alpha/beta fold hydrolase, translating into MMSLRISLTGIRRLLVVPILALVTVGCTKNEPTEAAPASRLIAKPCWFATEASWPTTQCYMMEVPENHDKPAGRKIQFPVVRFFAEIRDPDKEPLLHLGAGGPGASMGLEPENASDWLWVNYAGMTVENGRDLIVIDPRGTGMARPKLACDEFIKDANLAFTRNLSTDEESRVFTYSMERCYTRLSATADLAHYNSATVARDVEALRQALGIPKLNLYGVSYASRYALTIARDFPESVRALVLNSAVFPEIIYTQQLPEDVIAAYQRGLDYCSQDAACKKQYPDLKRRLEALVEELDEAPLTVETGNIHPGERYPFLLTGQRLLRVLFQALYDERFYKELPAIIEELESDQAEQLKPAIASFMGLVLDPNFGDAAGISHFCYEEAPFVDFDKARLSASNSGILGGSVRSDISMMQLQCRIWAIPSAPVLESRAVKTPLPTLVMHGALDPVLAARDADRARKKLPNHQWLLFPQLAHDVISASECAEQAAARFLDDPQQPVTEVAASCRKEELARMAELEKKIADMEREPTQEPANGAAAKPDGESARGAGEVEKQRSHTLPAGNRYSEAH; encoded by the coding sequence ATGATGTCCTTACGTATTTCTCTCACCGGCATCCGCAGGCTGCTGGTGGTGCCAATACTCGCACTGGTTACCGTCGGCTGCACAAAGAACGAGCCCACGGAAGCGGCCCCGGCCAGCCGCTTGATTGCCAAGCCGTGCTGGTTTGCCACAGAAGCAAGCTGGCCCACCACCCAGTGTTACATGATGGAAGTGCCGGAAAACCACGACAAACCGGCGGGCAGGAAAATCCAGTTTCCGGTGGTGCGCTTTTTTGCGGAAATCCGCGACCCCGACAAGGAGCCCCTGCTCCACCTCGGCGCCGGTGGCCCCGGGGCCAGCATGGGCCTTGAGCCCGAAAACGCCAGCGACTGGCTGTGGGTCAACTACGCAGGCATGACCGTCGAGAACGGGCGCGACTTGATTGTCATCGACCCTCGCGGTACCGGTATGGCCCGCCCGAAACTCGCGTGCGATGAATTCATCAAGGATGCGAACCTCGCCTTTACCCGCAACCTGAGCACCGACGAAGAGTCCCGTGTTTTCACCTACAGCATGGAGCGCTGCTATACCCGCCTGAGCGCCACCGCCGATCTGGCCCACTACAACAGCGCCACCGTCGCCCGCGATGTTGAGGCGCTGCGCCAGGCGCTGGGCATTCCCAAGCTGAACCTGTACGGGGTCTCCTATGCAAGCCGCTATGCGCTGACCATTGCGCGGGATTTTCCAGAATCTGTACGCGCCCTGGTGCTCAACAGCGCGGTCTTCCCGGAAATCATCTACACCCAGCAACTGCCGGAGGATGTCATTGCCGCCTACCAGCGTGGGCTGGATTACTGCAGCCAGGATGCGGCGTGCAAAAAACAGTATCCCGATCTCAAACGCCGCCTGGAAGCCCTGGTGGAGGAGCTCGACGAAGCGCCACTCACCGTGGAAACCGGCAACATTCATCCGGGCGAGCGTTACCCTTTCCTGCTGACCGGCCAGCGCCTGCTGCGCGTACTGTTTCAGGCGCTGTATGACGAGCGCTTTTACAAGGAGCTGCCCGCGATCATTGAGGAACTCGAGTCCGATCAAGCGGAACAGCTAAAGCCCGCCATCGCCAGCTTTATGGGACTGGTGCTCGACCCCAATTTCGGCGATGCGGCAGGCATCAGCCATTTCTGTTACGAGGAAGCGCCCTTTGTGGATTTCGACAAGGCCCGGCTATCGGCATCGAACAGCGGCATTCTCGGCGGATCGGTACGCTCTGACATCAGCATGATGCAGCTGCAATGCCGCATATGGGCCATCCCCTCCGCGCCCGTGCTGGAATCTCGGGCGGTCAAAACACCACTGCCCACGCTGGTCATGCACGGTGCTCTGGACCCGGTGCTTGCTGCCAGGGATGCAGACCGGGCTCGCAAGAAGCTGCCGAATCACCAGTGGTTACTGTTCCCACAACTGGCGCACGATGTGATTTCCGCCAGTGAATGCGCCGAGCAGGCTGCCGCCCGCTTCCTGGACGACCCGCAACAGCCCGTTACTGAAGTAGCCGCCAGCTGTCGTAAAGAGGAACTGGCGCGGATGGCAGAGCTGGAGAAAAAAATAGCCGATATGGAGCGGGAACCGACGCAGGAACCCGCGAACGGAGCTGCGGCAAAACCCGACGGCGAGAGCGCGCGTGGCGCTGGCGAGGTGGAAAAACAACGCAGCCATACCCTACCCGCCGGCAACCGCTATTCGGAAGCACACTGA
- a CDS encoding trimeric intracellular cation channel family protein, with protein MEQLLFWCDLIGIVVFAFTGVLAAGHKQMDLFGAVVLACVTATGGGTTRDMILNVPVFWLADSYYLWIAAATGVISFYLIRYLQVPMRLLMIADAAGLAVFVVIGTQKVLSLGHTPAIAIVMGVITGTFGGLIRDVLCGDIPLLLRREIYATAALSGAAALVILDDIQGLPGEVVVAIAILVTLGIRLAALRWNLSAPIARIRPET; from the coding sequence ATGGAACAACTGCTTTTCTGGTGCGACCTGATCGGCATCGTCGTCTTCGCCTTTACCGGGGTTTTGGCCGCCGGTCACAAGCAAATGGATCTGTTCGGCGCGGTCGTCCTGGCCTGCGTGACAGCCACTGGCGGCGGCACCACCCGGGACATGATCCTCAACGTCCCCGTATTCTGGCTCGCTGACAGCTACTACCTGTGGATCGCCGCCGCCACTGGCGTCATCAGCTTCTACCTTATCCGTTACCTGCAAGTCCCAATGCGCCTGCTGATGATCGCCGATGCCGCCGGGTTGGCGGTATTTGTGGTGATTGGCACCCAGAAAGTGCTCAGTCTCGGACATACCCCCGCCATCGCCATTGTGATGGGTGTGATCACCGGCACCTTCGGCGGCCTTATCCGGGATGTTCTTTGCGGCGATATACCACTGCTCCTGCGACGGGAAATATATGCCACCGCGGCCTTGAGTGGCGCCGCCGCTCTGGTGATACTGGACGACATTCAGGGTTTGCCCGGCGAGGTGGTCGTGGCCATTGCAATACTGGTGACCCTCGGGATTCGACTCGCTGCCCTGCGCTGGAACCTGTCCGCGCCCATTGCACGTATTCGCCCGGAAACCTGA
- a CDS encoding acyl-CoA dehydrogenase, translating into MSKNQPLAHWDDILLLDRQLTDEERMIRDAAREYCQSKLMPRVLEANRNEIFDRDIMREMGELGLLGSTIEGYDCAGLNYVSYGLVAREVERVDSGYRSAMSVQSSLVMHPIYAYGSEAQKEKYLPKLASGEWVGCFGLTEPDAGSDPGGMKTRAKKVDGGYRISGAKMWITNSPIADVFVVWAKDDEGDIRGFVLEKGMEGLSAPKIEGKFSLRASITGEIVMDNVFVPEENRFPNIKGLSGPFGCLNRARYGISWGAMGAAEFCWHAARQYGLDRKQFNKPLAQTQLFQKKLADMQTEITLGLQGSLRVGRLMDEQKSHFDPTMISLVKRNNCGKALDIARTARDMHGGNGVADEFHVIRHVMNLEAVNTYEGTHDVHALILGRAQTGLQAFF; encoded by the coding sequence ATGAGCAAAAACCAGCCTTTGGCACACTGGGACGACATTCTCCTGCTGGACCGCCAGCTGACCGATGAAGAGCGGATGATCCGCGACGCCGCCCGTGAATACTGCCAGTCAAAATTGATGCCGCGGGTACTTGAAGCCAACCGCAACGAAATTTTCGACCGCGATATCATGCGTGAAATGGGCGAACTGGGTCTGCTCGGTTCCACCATTGAGGGCTATGACTGTGCCGGCCTGAACTACGTCTCCTACGGACTGGTGGCACGCGAAGTAGAACGCGTCGATTCCGGCTACCGCTCCGCCATGAGTGTGCAGTCCAGCCTGGTCATGCACCCTATATATGCCTACGGCAGCGAAGCGCAGAAAGAGAAGTACCTGCCCAAGCTCGCCAGCGGCGAATGGGTGGGCTGTTTCGGCCTCACCGAGCCCGATGCAGGCTCCGACCCGGGCGGCATGAAAACCCGCGCGAAGAAAGTGGACGGCGGCTACCGCATCAGCGGTGCCAAGATGTGGATCACCAACAGCCCAATCGCTGATGTCTTTGTGGTTTGGGCCAAAGACGATGAAGGTGATATCCGCGGCTTTGTGCTGGAAAAGGGGATGGAAGGCCTCAGCGCACCGAAAATCGAGGGTAAATTCTCCCTGCGCGCGTCCATCACCGGCGAGATCGTGATGGACAATGTGTTTGTGCCGGAAGAAAACCGATTCCCCAATATCAAAGGCCTGAGCGGCCCCTTCGGCTGCCTGAACCGCGCCCGCTACGGCATTTCCTGGGGCGCCATGGGCGCGGCGGAATTCTGCTGGCACGCGGCCCGTCAGTACGGCCTCGACCGCAAACAGTTCAACAAGCCCCTGGCCCAGACTCAGCTGTTCCAGAAAAAGCTCGCTGACATGCAGACCGAAATCACCCTCGGCCTGCAGGGATCGTTGCGCGTGGGTCGTTTGATGGATGAGCAGAAGAGCCATTTTGACCCGACCATGATCTCTCTGGTCAAACGCAACAACTGCGGCAAGGCCCTGGACATCGCACGCACCGCGCGGGACATGCACGGCGGTAATGGCGTCGCTGACGAGTTCCATGTCATTCGCCATGTGATGAACCTGGAGGCCGTCAATACCTATGAAGGTACCCACGACGTGCACGCACTGATCCTCGGCCGCGCCCAAACCGGCCTGCAGGCGTTTTTCTAA
- a CDS encoding LytTR family transcriptional regulator DNA-binding domain-containing protein, which produces MIYQKVTTISPSKLLTHNTPLLKNMLTIAFIGVVLGLLGPFGSHEIPRITSIGYWVTSCFVGFAIYSPMITLCHQKLSFRVTREWQRVALACIPAGLLMSGVVMMLGQLFFGSHVLNGVSFRVILVNTGCLGLVITAIALYREAFEERGHQLEQATRNLDALTEQKKAELNQGYQEFMANLPVEKRGALLCLEMADHYLTVHTDKGFHMMLMRLKDATALLSRYPGLQTHRSWWVAHDAVVKVVKDGRKLHLQLSNDVNVPVSRSFIDNVKAAGFGG; this is translated from the coding sequence TTGATCTATCAAAAAGTGACAACCATAAGCCCATCTAAGCTGCTGACCCACAATACTCCTCTCCTAAAAAATATGCTGACAATCGCTTTCATTGGGGTTGTCTTAGGGCTATTAGGACCTTTTGGAAGTCATGAAATTCCCCGCATCACATCCATCGGTTATTGGGTGACGAGCTGCTTTGTTGGTTTTGCGATTTATTCACCTATGATCACCTTATGTCATCAAAAGCTCTCTTTCCGCGTGACACGGGAATGGCAAAGGGTCGCATTGGCGTGTATTCCGGCCGGCTTGCTTATGTCTGGCGTAGTTATGATGCTCGGCCAGTTATTTTTCGGAAGCCATGTGCTTAACGGAGTAAGTTTCCGGGTCATCTTGGTTAATACAGGGTGTCTTGGGCTAGTGATTACCGCTATTGCTTTGTATAGAGAGGCATTTGAGGAGAGAGGGCATCAACTGGAGCAGGCCACAAGAAATTTAGATGCCCTCACCGAGCAAAAAAAAGCAGAACTGAATCAAGGTTATCAAGAGTTTATGGCCAATCTTCCCGTTGAAAAGCGCGGCGCGTTACTGTGTTTGGAAATGGCCGATCATTATTTGACGGTGCATACCGATAAAGGGTTTCATATGATGTTGATGCGCTTAAAAGATGCGACGGCCCTGTTGAGTCGGTATCCTGGGCTGCAAACACATCGTTCTTGGTGGGTCGCTCACGACGCGGTGGTTAAGGTGGTGAAAGACGGTCGAAAACTGCACCTGCAGCTTAGTAATGATGTAAACGTTCCAGTGTCGCGAAGTTTTATCGATAATGTTAAAGCTGCAGGATTTGGTGGGTAA
- a CDS encoding CPBP family intramembrane glutamic endopeptidase — protein sequence MTQETIIGVKTKLDKYTVLALVVSLILYPLLYSLDFFSEFIFPLAAEGWPYNVFEEDARSGWWWFWTGNFFYHWVPALFVWLCLYKNKETWESIGVSLAWYAKRKYSITGVIVALVVAAFVLPDIYYGDNLPQHSQTIYFAPISTNERLFMIVMAITTGVTEEVLFRGFAFTRLKRLINNPWLILPITLVSFLLIHGQPDNLGRSLHYIIGGCAFGISFILFKLKRLELLIVVHFFINASLALAP from the coding sequence ATGACACAAGAAACGATAATTGGAGTTAAAACTAAATTGGATAAGTACACGGTGTTGGCGCTGGTCGTATCGCTTATTCTTTATCCACTACTGTATAGCCTAGATTTTTTTTCGGAATTTATTTTCCCCCTGGCGGCAGAAGGTTGGCCTTACAACGTCTTTGAGGAGGACGCTCGGTCGGGGTGGTGGTGGTTTTGGACGGGCAACTTCTTTTATCACTGGGTTCCCGCTCTGTTTGTCTGGCTCTGCTTATATAAGAACAAGGAAACCTGGGAGAGTATCGGGGTTAGCCTAGCTTGGTATGCCAAGCGGAAATATTCGATCACTGGGGTGATTGTAGCGCTGGTTGTGGCTGCGTTTGTTCTTCCGGATATCTACTATGGCGACAACCTACCACAGCATTCACAAACCATATACTTCGCACCGATATCGACGAATGAGCGCCTCTTCATGATCGTTATGGCGATTACAACCGGCGTCACAGAAGAAGTGTTATTTCGAGGCTTTGCTTTTACACGCTTAAAACGGTTAATTAATAACCCATGGTTGATTTTGCCCATCACCTTGGTGTCTTTTTTACTGATCCATGGTCAGCCTGACAATCTGGGGAGATCGTTGCATTACATCATCGGTGGATGTGCCTTTGGGATATCGTTTATTTTGTTTAAACTTAAACGCCTTGAACTGTTGATTGTGGTACATTTTTTCATCAACGCTAGTTTAGCGTTGGCACCCTAA